The following are from one region of the Sandaracinus amylolyticus genome:
- a CDS encoding ISNCY family transposase, translating into MSTEELDRAGVMAKLVERRLTQRQAGELLGLTERQVRRLLRSYEAGGPAALIAKSRGRPSNRRLPDELHDRALDIVRAHYADFGPTLAREKLIERHGMSVSVETLRTWMIDAGLFVPRRRRDRRVHQPRHRRACRGELVQIDGCDHEWFEDRAPRCALLVFVDDATGELMELRFCAGESTFDYFASARRYLERHGRPVAFYSDKASEFRVNRRDHGGDGLTQFGRAMSELNIDVICAHSAPAKGRVERAHLTLQDRLVKELRLARAGSIDEGNALLPAFMADYNARFGRAPANATDAHRPLLAGQRLDDVFQRREERKVTHNLAVNYQRVLYVLEPSATALALRGKRVQVFEDDEGRVSIRHQGVELPMRAFPKDRAQNAVALGDIVDHELIGTTLDQIQRRQQEREDDPLGAILDQIHRDQRDREEQTLAAARTHRERRLIATRLHEARTAPWDEPPFGRTS; encoded by the coding sequence ATGAGCACCGAGGAGCTCGATCGTGCCGGCGTGATGGCGAAGCTCGTCGAGCGCCGTCTGACACAGCGGCAAGCCGGCGAGCTGCTCGGCCTGACCGAGCGCCAGGTGCGTCGGCTTCTCCGCAGCTACGAGGCCGGTGGCCCGGCCGCGCTCATCGCGAAGAGCCGCGGTCGGCCCAGCAATCGACGGCTCCCCGACGAGCTGCACGACCGTGCGCTCGACATCGTGCGCGCGCACTACGCCGACTTCGGGCCGACGCTCGCTCGCGAGAAGCTCATCGAGCGCCACGGCATGAGCGTCTCGGTCGAGACGCTTCGGACGTGGATGATCGACGCGGGCCTCTTCGTCCCACGGCGCCGTCGGGACCGGCGCGTGCACCAGCCTCGGCACCGCCGCGCTTGCCGCGGTGAGCTCGTTCAAATCGACGGCTGCGACCACGAGTGGTTCGAGGATCGCGCTCCGCGCTGCGCCCTGCTCGTCTTCGTTGACGACGCGACCGGCGAGCTGATGGAGCTGCGTTTCTGCGCGGGCGAATCGACGTTCGACTACTTCGCCTCGGCACGCCGCTACCTAGAGCGCCACGGCCGTCCCGTGGCGTTCTACAGCGACAAGGCGAGCGAGTTTCGCGTCAATCGACGGGACCACGGCGGCGATGGGCTCACGCAGTTCGGGCGCGCGATGAGCGAGCTCAACATCGACGTCATCTGCGCGCACAGCGCGCCGGCGAAGGGTCGCGTCGAGCGCGCGCATCTCACGCTGCAAGACCGCCTCGTGAAGGAGCTCCGCCTCGCCAGAGCGGGCTCGATCGACGAAGGCAACGCGCTCTTGCCAGCCTTCATGGCTGACTACAACGCTCGATTCGGCCGCGCACCGGCGAACGCGACCGACGCTCATCGTCCGCTGCTCGCCGGTCAGCGCCTCGATGACGTCTTCCAGCGACGAGAAGAACGGAAGGTCACGCACAACCTCGCGGTCAACTACCAGCGCGTGCTCTACGTGCTCGAGCCCTCGGCGACCGCACTCGCTCTGCGAGGCAAGCGGGTCCAGGTGTTCGAAGACGACGAAGGCCGGGTCAGCATTCGCCATCAAGGCGTCGAGCTGCCGATGCGCGCCTTTCCGAAGGACCGCGCGCAGAACGCGGTCGCGCTCGGCGATATCGTCGACCACGAGCTCATCGGCACCACCCTCGATCAGATTCAGCGCCGCCAACAGGAGCGCGAGGACGACCCGCTCGGCGCGATCCTCGATCAGATTCATCGCGACCAACGCGACCGCGAAGAGCAGACGCTAGCCGCGGCGCGCACGCATCGCGAGCGGCGTCTCATCGCAACCCGTCTGCACGAAGCGCGCACCGCACCGTGGGACGAGCCGCCGTTCGGGCGCACGTCGTAG
- a CDS encoding lysophospholipid acyltransferase family protein, whose amino-acid sequence MRARLAGNALITFSWTSVMCSYALGYQALRHDAKALERHTRLWAQGLARGWGMEVEAHDVDRVPRDEPCVLIANHQSHADVVALFIALPVLPVFLAKRELQAVPLFGRIMETGGHVFIDRAKHDRAVETIDDAARRLRPGNPLLVFPEGTRGARMEVQRFKKGGFHLARKAGVAIVPIGIRGSRAVWPREAAAAVPGRIVIHVGEPIPAGVVTSSPLETLMDDVRERISELSALPLAERR is encoded by the coding sequence GTGCGCGCGCGCCTCGCTGGAAACGCGCTGATCACGTTCTCGTGGACGAGCGTGATGTGCTCCTATGCGCTCGGGTACCAAGCGCTGCGCCACGACGCGAAGGCGCTGGAGCGGCACACGCGCCTCTGGGCCCAAGGCCTCGCGCGCGGCTGGGGCATGGAGGTCGAGGCGCACGACGTCGATCGGGTGCCGCGCGACGAGCCGTGCGTCCTCATCGCGAACCACCAGAGCCACGCCGACGTGGTCGCGCTGTTCATCGCGCTGCCGGTGCTGCCCGTGTTCCTCGCGAAGCGCGAGCTCCAGGCGGTGCCGCTCTTCGGCCGCATCATGGAGACCGGCGGGCACGTGTTCATCGATCGCGCGAAGCACGATCGCGCCGTCGAGACGATCGACGACGCCGCGCGCCGGCTCCGCCCCGGCAATCCGCTGCTCGTCTTCCCCGAGGGCACACGCGGCGCGCGGATGGAGGTCCAGCGCTTCAAGAAGGGCGGCTTCCACCTCGCGCGCAAAGCCGGCGTCGCGATCGTGCCGATCGGCATCCGCGGGTCGCGCGCGGTGTGGCCGCGCGAGGCCGCGGCCGCGGTGCCGGGCCGCATCGTGATCCACGTCGGCGAGCCGATCCCCGCCGGCGTCGTGACCTCGTCGCCGCTCGAGACGCTGATGGACGACGTCCGCGAGCGAATCAGCGAGCTCTCCGCGCTCCCGCTCGCCGAGCGCCGCTAG
- a CDS encoding enoyl-CoA hydratase-related protein: MTNQVEREIETAGGSVGVRAERRGALAIWTIDRPDRRNALSRSVVRELGRLAREGAKDPTLRAVIVTGAGDQAFCAGADLKERQGMVEEEVRDFLSLYRVSLRDLDRLPVPVIAAIDGVAFGGGLELALACDLRIASRTSQLGLTETSLGIIPGAGGTQRLTRELGPARAKELILFARRLSADEALAYGIVQRLAAPDQRALDAAIEWAQPLLTGAPIAISAALTAIDAAADQPLEEGLSIERLSYERTLASKDRLEALAAFAEKRKPVFKGE; encoded by the coding sequence ATGACGAACCAGGTCGAGCGCGAGATCGAGACGGCAGGTGGGTCGGTGGGCGTGCGCGCCGAGCGCCGTGGCGCGCTGGCGATCTGGACGATCGATCGTCCCGATCGCCGCAACGCGCTCTCGCGATCGGTGGTGCGCGAGCTGGGTCGTCTGGCGCGCGAGGGCGCGAAGGATCCGACGCTGCGCGCGGTGATCGTGACCGGCGCGGGGGATCAGGCGTTCTGCGCAGGCGCGGACCTCAAGGAGCGCCAGGGCATGGTCGAGGAAGAGGTGCGCGACTTCCTCAGCCTCTATCGGGTCTCGCTGCGCGACCTCGATCGTCTGCCGGTGCCGGTGATCGCGGCGATCGACGGAGTCGCGTTCGGCGGCGGGCTCGAGCTCGCGCTCGCATGCGATCTGCGCATCGCGTCGCGGACGTCGCAGCTCGGGCTCACCGAGACCTCGCTCGGGATCATCCCGGGCGCGGGCGGCACCCAGCGCCTCACGCGCGAGCTCGGTCCGGCGCGGGCGAAGGAGCTGATCCTCTTCGCGCGTCGCCTGAGCGCCGACGAGGCGCTCGCCTACGGCATCGTGCAGCGCCTCGCAGCGCCCGATCAGCGCGCGCTCGACGCGGCGATCGAGTGGGCGCAGCCGCTACTCACCGGCGCGCCGATCGCGATCTCCGCGGCGCTCACCGCGATCGACGCGGCGGCCGATCAGCCGCTCGAAGAAGGGCTCTCGATCGAGCGGCTCAGCTACGAGCGCACGCTCGCGTCGAAGGATCGGCTCGAGGCGCTCGCCGCGTTCGCGGAGAAGCGAAAGCCCGTCTTCAAGGGCGAGTAG
- a CDS encoding aminotransferase class IV gives MPISISIDGRACTEADATVSVLDRGFLFGDSVFEVVRTYGGVPFAGREHLERLVRSCEGLGIVMPVSIEVLEREIEDAIARSGEPECYVRVVITRGRGPLNIDPTPAKHPLRVVIAAPLGAWPEGLHTRGVEVATVRVERATDHTSAAGAKVSAYVANMLALTTARERGAYEAMMLGAGGEISEGTTSNVFVVTGGEVRTPPLSMGILGGITRRYALRAADDLGVPWRETILFARDLERADEAFLTSSLREVVPIVGVDGVRIGEGRPGPITTRLLARYRELVRAHCGG, from the coding sequence GTGCCCATTTCGATCTCGATCGACGGGCGAGCGTGCACCGAGGCCGATGCGACGGTCTCGGTGCTCGATCGTGGTTTCCTCTTCGGCGACTCGGTCTTCGAGGTCGTGCGCACCTACGGCGGCGTGCCGTTCGCGGGTCGCGAGCACCTCGAGCGGCTCGTACGATCGTGCGAGGGCCTCGGCATCGTGATGCCGGTCTCGATCGAGGTGCTCGAGCGCGAGATCGAGGACGCCATCGCGCGCTCCGGCGAGCCCGAGTGCTACGTGCGCGTCGTGATCACCCGCGGGCGCGGGCCGCTCAACATCGATCCCACGCCCGCGAAGCACCCGCTGCGCGTCGTGATCGCGGCGCCGCTCGGCGCGTGGCCCGAGGGGCTCCACACGCGCGGCGTCGAGGTCGCGACGGTGCGCGTCGAGCGCGCCACCGATCACACGAGCGCCGCGGGCGCGAAGGTCTCGGCGTACGTCGCGAACATGCTCGCGCTCACCACCGCGCGCGAGCGCGGCGCGTACGAGGCGATGATGCTCGGCGCGGGCGGCGAGATCTCCGAGGGCACGACGAGCAACGTCTTCGTCGTGACCGGAGGCGAGGTGCGCACACCGCCGCTCTCGATGGGCATCCTCGGCGGCATCACCCGTCGCTACGCGCTGCGCGCCGCCGACGATCTCGGCGTGCCCTGGCGCGAGACCATCCTCTTCGCGCGCGATCTCGAGCGCGCCGACGAGGCGTTCCTGACGAGCAGCCTCCGCGAGGTGGTCCCGATCGTCGGCGTCGACGGCGTGCGCATCGGGGAAGGGCGCCCCGGCCCGATCACGACTCGCCTGCTCGCGCGCTACCGCGAGCTCGTCCGCGCGCACTGCGGCGGTTGA
- a CDS encoding M18 family aminopeptidase, which translates to MNAALDPADDLISYVNASPTPWHAVGETIRRLEAAGYRRLDEAESWSVKPGDRVYVVRAGSSIAALEIGDAPPETAGFRLVGAHTDSPNLRVKPNAQLKRSGQHQIGVEIYGGVLLYTWLDRDLALAGRVMVRAGSTLDARLVRFDRAMLRVPSLAIHLDRAVNTEGLVLNAQSHMVPLLALESGGTLDFKAMLADAVRRDGESLAAGDVLAFELCAYDVVPATRGGVRGEYVFAPRLDNLASCHASLAALLDAPAAPHVTRGVFLFDHEEVGSMSAQGADGPFLRDVLTRICAAHPKASRDALPRALARSFFVSADMAHALHPNYADKHEPQHQPQLGGGPVIKSNANQRYATDAEGQARFELWCAEADVTPQRFVTRTDLACGSTIGPITAAGLGMRVVDVGNPMLSMHSCREMSGAADVAKMIAVMRAFFTARS; encoded by the coding sequence ATGAACGCTGCGCTCGATCCCGCCGACGATCTGATCTCGTACGTGAACGCGTCGCCGACGCCCTGGCACGCGGTCGGCGAGACGATCCGCAGGCTCGAGGCCGCGGGCTATCGCCGCCTCGACGAGGCCGAGAGCTGGAGCGTGAAGCCCGGCGATCGCGTCTACGTCGTGCGCGCGGGATCGTCGATCGCGGCGCTGGAGATCGGCGACGCGCCGCCCGAGACCGCGGGGTTCCGCCTCGTCGGCGCGCACACCGACTCGCCGAACCTGCGGGTGAAGCCGAACGCGCAGCTGAAGCGCTCGGGGCAGCACCAGATCGGCGTCGAGATCTACGGCGGCGTGCTGCTCTACACGTGGCTCGATCGCGACCTCGCGCTCGCCGGTCGCGTGATGGTGCGCGCGGGCAGCACGCTCGACGCGCGCCTCGTGCGCTTCGATCGCGCGATGCTGCGCGTGCCGAGCCTCGCGATCCACCTCGATCGCGCGGTGAACACCGAGGGCCTCGTGCTCAACGCGCAGAGCCACATGGTGCCGCTGCTCGCGCTCGAGTCGGGCGGCACGCTCGACTTCAAGGCGATGCTCGCGGACGCGGTGCGCCGCGACGGCGAGAGCCTCGCGGCCGGCGACGTGCTCGCGTTCGAGCTCTGCGCGTACGACGTGGTGCCCGCGACGCGCGGGGGCGTGCGCGGCGAGTACGTGTTCGCGCCGCGGCTCGACAACCTCGCGTCGTGCCACGCGTCGCTCGCGGCGCTGCTCGATGCGCCGGCGGCGCCGCACGTCACGCGCGGCGTGTTCCTCTTCGATCACGAAGAGGTCGGGAGCATGAGCGCGCAGGGCGCCGACGGGCCCTTCCTCCGCGACGTGCTCACGCGCATCTGCGCCGCGCACCCGAAGGCATCGCGCGATGCGCTGCCGCGCGCGCTGGCGCGCTCGTTCTTCGTGTCCGCCGACATGGCGCACGCGCTGCACCCGAACTACGCGGACAAGCACGAGCCGCAGCACCAGCCGCAGCTCGGCGGCGGCCCGGTGATCAAGTCGAACGCGAACCAGCGCTACGCGACCGACGCCGAGGGCCAGGCGCGCTTCGAGCTGTGGTGCGCCGAGGCGGACGTCACGCCGCAGCGCTTCGTGACCCGCACCGATCTCGCGTGCGGCAGCACCATCGGTCCGATCACGGCGGCGGGGCTCGGCATGCGCGTGGTCGACGTCGGCAACCCGATGCTCTCGATGCACTCGTGCCGCGAGATGAGCGGCGCCGCCGACGTCGCGAAGATGATCGCGGTGATGCGCGCGTTCTTCACCGCGCGCAGCTGA
- a CDS encoding GbsR/MarR family transcriptional regulator: protein MSDEGTRDVSTMSPAERIVSEAIGRLMEFWGFKRNMGRVWVVLHLSDEPLTSRDLRERLVLSSGSVSMTLNELQRWGVVKRVWVQGSRAEHFAAENSLWKMVSRVLRERELVEIHEAILAFEEGLQALAEQTPRDDVERRRLAMQKERVEELLEVARLGRGLLEALVSTARVDATALAKLLLGSKD, encoded by the coding sequence GTGAGCGACGAGGGCACACGCGACGTCTCCACGATGAGCCCCGCGGAGCGGATCGTCTCGGAGGCGATCGGCCGCTTGATGGAGTTCTGGGGCTTCAAGCGGAACATGGGCCGGGTGTGGGTCGTGCTGCACCTGAGCGACGAGCCGCTCACGTCGCGCGATCTGCGCGAGCGGCTCGTGCTGTCGAGCGGCTCGGTCTCGATGACGCTCAACGAGCTGCAGCGCTGGGGCGTGGTGAAGCGCGTCTGGGTGCAGGGCTCGCGGGCCGAGCACTTCGCGGCCGAGAACAGCCTCTGGAAGATGGTCTCGCGGGTGCTGCGCGAGCGCGAGCTCGTCGAGATCCACGAGGCCATCCTGGCGTTCGAGGAGGGGCTGCAAGCGCTCGCCGAGCAGACGCCGCGCGACGACGTCGAGCGACGACGGCTCGCGATGCAGAAGGAGCGCGTCGAGGAGCTGCTCGAGGTGGCGCGGCTGGGCCGCGGGCTGCTCGAGGCGCTGGTCTCGACGGCCCGGGTCGACGCGACGGCGCTCGCGAAGCTGCTCCTGGGCAGCAAGGACTGA
- a CDS encoding peptidase MA family metallohydrolase, whose protein sequence is MRLLSSLLTALLLLVAPVSRARADDPPVPSDVSLAQFEASALPEAPEGFVTRVVGEVRWDHPRAASPLVDELVATLGREWPRIERELGRDIDDALVIRIARDPEEMAALAPPSAPPPGYAVGVAYPATGLVLLTLSAPSTWERPSVPQVLTHELSHVALHRAAAGRPVPRWLSEGLAIHQARERSFERVQTLWEATVRGTLLPLDDLSRGFPAQAHRVSVAYAESADFVEWLRLRGGDDAHFRELVSRIARDQPFETAVSQTWSAGIGQLEHEWREGLSERYGAMPLLLGTGLIWALIGVLVVLAWWRRRRDAKRTLDRWGAEEATAARAAAVARIAVVTTTRPVRDDATADDSDPSDEDDDSDDGDDDASPPREARGPRDPHVPTIVWEGRSHTLH, encoded by the coding sequence ATGCGCCTGCTGTCCTCGCTGCTGACCGCGTTGCTCCTGCTCGTCGCGCCCGTCTCGCGGGCGCGCGCCGACGACCCTCCGGTCCCCAGCGACGTGTCGCTCGCGCAGTTCGAGGCGAGCGCGCTCCCAGAGGCGCCGGAAGGCTTCGTCACCCGGGTCGTCGGGGAGGTTCGCTGGGACCATCCCCGCGCCGCGAGCCCGCTCGTCGACGAGCTGGTCGCGACGCTGGGGCGGGAGTGGCCGCGCATCGAGCGCGAGCTCGGCCGGGACATCGACGACGCGCTGGTGATCCGCATCGCGCGCGATCCCGAGGAGATGGCGGCGCTGGCGCCGCCGAGCGCGCCGCCCCCGGGATACGCGGTGGGCGTCGCGTACCCCGCGACCGGGCTCGTGCTGCTCACGCTGAGCGCGCCGAGCACGTGGGAGCGGCCCTCGGTGCCGCAGGTGCTCACGCACGAGCTCAGCCACGTCGCGCTGCATCGCGCCGCGGCCGGACGCCCGGTGCCGCGCTGGCTCTCCGAGGGGCTCGCGATCCACCAGGCGCGCGAGCGCTCGTTCGAGCGCGTGCAGACGCTCTGGGAAGCGACGGTCCGAGGCACGCTGCTGCCGCTCGACGATCTCTCGCGCGGGTTCCCGGCGCAGGCGCACCGCGTGAGCGTCGCCTACGCGGAGAGCGCCGACTTCGTCGAGTGGCTGCGGCTGCGCGGCGGCGACGACGCGCACTTCCGCGAGCTGGTGTCGCGCATCGCGCGTGATCAACCGTTCGAGACGGCGGTTTCGCAGACGTGGAGCGCCGGGATCGGGCAGCTCGAGCACGAGTGGCGCGAGGGCCTCTCCGAGCGCTACGGCGCGATGCCGCTGCTGCTCGGGACGGGGCTGATCTGGGCGCTGATCGGCGTGCTGGTGGTGCTCGCGTGGTGGCGCCGGCGTCGCGACGCGAAGCGCACGCTGGATCGCTGGGGCGCCGAGGAGGCGACCGCCGCGCGCGCTGCTGCGGTCGCGCGGATCGCGGTGGTCACCACCACGCGTCCGGTGCGCGATGATGCGACCGCGGACGACTCGGATCCGAGCGACGAGGACGACGACTCGGACGACGGAGACGACGACGCGAGCCCGCCGCGTGAAGCGAGGGGCCCGCGCGATCCGCACGTGCCGACGATCGTCTGGGAAGGCCGCAGCCACACGCTTCATTGA
- a CDS encoding PEGA domain-containing protein — translation MLVLRAALAAFLGALVWSAMVAPADAQRRRPPRQPAQGTLVLEATQPGAEVFVDEQPVGTTPLDPISLAPGSHTLRVRLAGYTEFTDVVHVAPGQRTEVSVELFPLSQVLSVTTEPPGAHVYIDGDFMGDAPVEFDLLEGAHSLRVAHRGYADVVRQIEARAGTREALQLTLEALPPEMLSDTPDTTEWYEEPVTWIAIGGGAVAIAVAITVIAVVTTSEQGSELQTFCELPGGCFRVETPW, via the coding sequence GTGCTCGTCCTTCGTGCTGCGCTCGCAGCGTTCCTCGGCGCCCTCGTGTGGTCCGCGATGGTCGCGCCGGCCGACGCGCAGCGACGTCGTCCCCCACGCCAGCCCGCGCAGGGGACGCTCGTGCTCGAGGCGACGCAGCCGGGCGCCGAGGTGTTCGTCGACGAGCAGCCGGTCGGCACCACGCCGCTCGATCCGATCTCGCTCGCGCCGGGCTCGCACACGCTCCGCGTGCGCCTGGCCGGCTACACCGAGTTCACCGACGTCGTGCACGTCGCGCCGGGGCAGCGCACGGAGGTCTCGGTCGAGCTGTTCCCGCTCTCGCAGGTGCTCTCGGTCACGACCGAGCCTCCGGGCGCGCACGTCTACATCGACGGCGACTTCATGGGCGACGCGCCGGTCGAGTTCGATCTGCTCGAGGGCGCGCACTCGCTGCGCGTCGCGCATCGCGGCTACGCCGACGTCGTGCGTCAGATCGAGGCGCGCGCCGGCACGCGCGAAGCGCTGCAGCTCACGCTCGAGGCGTTGCCGCCCGAGATGCTCTCCGACACGCCGGACACGACCGAGTGGTACGAGGAGCCGGTCACGTGGATCGCGATCGGCGGCGGCGCGGTGGCGATCGCGGTCGCGATCACGGTGATCGCGGTGGTCACGACGAGCGAGCAGGGCTCGGAGCTGCAGACGTTCTGCGAGCTGCCCGGCGGGTGCTTCCGCGTCGAGACGCCGTGGTGA
- a CDS encoding glycosyltransferase family 87 protein, whose protein sequence is MTDPRKNARDEWIARAVVVVAAIATFARGVGGGLVPSWDDGRFLVENPDAQHVSWDALVRMWSAPRFEAYQPLHLLSYWIDVPWAGPSAPVVHAVSLALWCGALLLVLALMRKLGLSLVPAVIATLFFGLHPVQVEAVTWATGRKDVLAVALAAGSAIAHLGSERWNDRRAWISRALYVLAALTKTIVLPLPIVLFAADVVLRKRDARSAAIAQVPSFVIGAALAVVVVGLWRENEMIRTGSGSLSLVLATYAHHLGTALWPASVSPIYPLAREEAPSVAGTIIGCAAIVVTIVLAWRARAHELGRRVLFGMIAFVVLLAPVSNVLPLHFQWHDRYVVLPLLGIAFVLGACVDALRPNRVVVAIALALCAALALRTVAYENAWASDLALWQHAVSAQPRAFYAWLKLGEVRRDAGDHAGALRAYQEAIEIAPQLRLGHGAFMSALLLREEARREITPSHATETAQRFMMRMDDPVALRELAGEMAQMGYRDGVTYALARALDIEPIPDERLERAAQVQLAQGNEWLARFYLSRMGRNPVIPEVIRYVERERARERGEDETPPSPARAPTETEEATRP, encoded by the coding sequence ATGACCGATCCGCGAAAGAACGCGCGCGACGAGTGGATCGCGCGCGCGGTCGTCGTCGTCGCGGCGATCGCGACGTTCGCGCGCGGCGTGGGCGGCGGGCTCGTGCCGAGCTGGGACGACGGGCGCTTCCTCGTCGAGAACCCCGACGCGCAGCACGTCTCGTGGGACGCGCTGGTCCGCATGTGGAGCGCGCCGCGCTTCGAGGCGTACCAGCCGCTGCACCTGCTCTCGTACTGGATCGACGTGCCCTGGGCGGGACCGAGCGCGCCGGTGGTGCACGCGGTGTCGCTCGCGCTGTGGTGCGGCGCGCTGCTGCTCGTGCTCGCGCTGATGCGGAAGCTCGGGCTCTCGCTGGTGCCCGCGGTGATCGCGACGCTCTTCTTCGGGCTGCATCCGGTGCAGGTCGAGGCGGTGACGTGGGCGACGGGGCGCAAGGACGTCCTCGCGGTCGCGCTCGCGGCGGGCAGCGCGATCGCGCACCTGGGATCGGAGCGGTGGAACGATCGCCGCGCGTGGATCTCGCGCGCGCTCTACGTCCTGGCCGCGCTCACGAAGACGATCGTGCTCCCACTGCCGATCGTGCTGTTCGCGGCCGACGTGGTGCTGCGCAAGCGCGACGCGCGGAGCGCGGCGATCGCGCAGGTGCCCTCGTTCGTGATCGGCGCGGCGCTGGCGGTCGTGGTCGTCGGTCTGTGGCGCGAGAACGAGATGATCCGCACCGGCAGCGGATCGCTCTCGCTCGTGCTCGCGACGTACGCGCACCACCTCGGGACCGCGCTGTGGCCGGCGTCGGTGTCGCCGATCTATCCGCTCGCGCGCGAGGAGGCGCCGAGCGTCGCGGGGACGATCATCGGGTGCGCGGCGATCGTGGTGACGATCGTGCTCGCGTGGCGCGCCCGCGCCCACGAGCTCGGTCGGCGCGTGCTCTTCGGGATGATCGCGTTCGTCGTGCTGCTCGCGCCGGTGTCGAACGTCCTGCCGCTGCACTTCCAGTGGCACGACCGCTACGTCGTCCTGCCGCTGCTGGGGATCGCGTTCGTGCTCGGCGCGTGCGTCGATGCGCTGCGCCCGAACCGCGTCGTCGTGGCGATCGCGCTCGCGCTGTGCGCGGCGCTCGCGCTGCGCACCGTCGCGTACGAGAACGCGTGGGCGAGCGATCTCGCGCTCTGGCAGCACGCGGTGAGCGCCCAGCCGCGCGCGTTCTACGCGTGGCTGAAGCTCGGTGAGGTGCGTCGCGACGCCGGTGACCATGCCGGCGCGCTGCGCGCGTACCAGGAGGCGATCGAGATCGCGCCCCAGCTGCGGCTCGGTCACGGCGCGTTCATGTCGGCGCTGCTGCTGCGCGAAGAAGCGCGCCGCGAGATCACGCCGTCGCACGCGACCGAGACCGCACAGCGCTTCATGATGCGCATGGACGATCCCGTCGCGCTGCGCGAGCTCGCGGGCGAGATGGCGCAGATGGGCTATCGCGACGGCGTCACCTACGCGCTGGCGCGCGCGCTCGACATCGAGCCCATCCCCGACGAGCGGCTGGAGCGCGCGGCGCAGGTGCAGCTCGCGCAGGGCAACGAGTGGCTCGCGCGCTTCTATCTCTCGCGCATGGGCCGCAACCCGGTGATCCCCGAGGTCATCCGCTACGTCGAGCGCGAGCGCGCCCGTGAGCGCGGCGAGGACGAGACCCCGCCCTCGCCCGCTCGCGCGCCCACCGAGACCGAAGAGGCTACTCGCCCTTGA